From the genome of Apis cerana isolate GH-2021 linkage group LG15, AcerK_1.0, whole genome shotgun sequence:
tttataattttctggtCCATAAACAGCTAAAATGCTTACTCCTGATCCTATATTTACAAGctgtaaaatgtatttataaaatatatatatataatacagattaatattttagaaaattaaacataCCAAAAAAGGATAGGGTTCAGAAAAATCATAGGGAACTTTCTGACATTTATTATCATCTGTAGGATGAGACCAATAATAACATTCATGTGGATTTGTTGTTTCAATATAAAGCATACCACGTATTAAACTATCTAGTTCATCAAATTTTGctaaattcatatttacttcctataaaaaaaatataaatttttataatttatatgatagaatatatatatataaattaaaatatatcattaaaatatattgaataaagaaataaataacttacttgtttaaaattattttcaaatttatatgctCCACCACCTGTAGCACAAACTGTTGTTACAAGATTTGCCATACCTTTAGATCTTGCTAATGCTAAAAAATTTCCCATTTCACTTGTaggaaatctaataaaatgtaatgtaCCACGTCTACCTCTAATGCAAACATTATCcatctataataaaacaatattttaaaatttttaatatgaaaaataattgaaaaataaaatattcatgaaacaTTCAAGAAACATACTTGCAAATGTGTATCTCTATGACCTGTTTTTCCATATGCtgaatttttagttaaatatcgtcgaatattttttagagtcTCAAGTTCTGCATCTGCTTCATCTCTTGTAGTATCTTTAGGTTCAAAATATACTAATTTAGATAATGTACCTCCTATATCCATGCCAAACCATGGCATTGCtaagaatataaaacattatgaatatgaattatgaacatgaatattagaaatatttaaataataaataattaaataaaattcaatcattgcaaatataaattaatttgttattacaaATTGTATATGAAAAAGCATACAGTGTttatattgtttgaaaaaatgcaaattataaatttattataagcttcaacaatattattgattataatattaaaatataaaatataaattataatataaaaaagtaacaataaaaaaattaaatcatatactGCCACTGTAAGGAcatctcaaaaataatattaataaaaaaaataaaaatggctACTCTAAGCACACATACACTTGAATGACTCACAAGGTGATGAATGATTTTTGGACTCCTTAGAAAGAGTCTCAGTATCAGTATAACCATTGGATGCCATAGCTTTTGTTgtgatatgatttttataattttgaggaCTCATTGTTGATCTTCGAGTCATTTACAATcttcttcaatatatataatttcttagctggaaattaaaaaaaaatgtgaataatataatatacttcaatatatacaatttaaaaaactataaactaatttcatacaatatttttattttaacatgatcatgtataaatatttttaaaatatttattatatattgataacaaatcattaaattgaaaaaattaaaaagaaattacttatttaaatattctatatatttctatatatttattctaatatctaattataatctccatattttttgataaataaaaaaagatacattactcataaattaaatagataaatagattaaatagtaaaagtatattttttattgtaattttattataatcaatgataatgtcaaaaagatttattttattataattatatcaaataatttaaatttaaatttaaataacttacaatattttgttcaactattaataattaaattgtctcTTTATGACTTAGTCACTGTGTACATTCTTAATTGGTTAACAACACTGTTTTAAATATGCTAGAtgaaaacttattatatatatataacaaaatgatgaattaaaatataaaatatcattattattttactaatatatttaaaattaatattaattaattttaaatcaagaataacaatttttaatagtatttgtaaaataaagttatCGATACTTTTAACAATCTAAGATGACGAATTATAAGAATGACGGTATAAAGTACACTATACAcacacaaaattattttaataatatgaatatgaatgacaagtatttatttaatttcagagaaaaacaaaaaagttcAACAAATCTGATCTCCAATAGATATTAACTATTGgctaattaaaagataagagGGAACAAACTACGCCATTGCGCTCATGTTAACCAATGATAGAAACGAAGCAATAGAGAATTGTTATAACTGTATTTTGTACGGTACAactaaaaagtaaaagttaaaattaaaatataattcgacttaaaaatatcatttcaaattaaattagattcttcctataaaaaattgaaaaatcgtagtttaatattaaataaatttttcaataaaaataatgatcatttttaagtcaaattattttattatcgaataataattttgatttattgttaaaattggttctattataaaatattgattcataaattattataattttaatcaaaatattattaaatattgcattcaatttataaaaataaatatgaatataaaactatcatctttattttaattttaatttattttaacaacatCGTGCTAAtactgtttaaaaaatatatcttataaagaattttcaataactattcaataatttttcttctaactCATTTGCTTTtcaaatttgcataataatatgataatagaatgataatcatgcaattataaaaattttttatattaattttttttatttttacatatgatATGACGTCATAAATCCATGTTACTAAaatctgtataaaaaaaactcataaaatatatattacgaattaatttaatttaaatttttaagattataaaattcagatttattatgttatattataaatttttgtataagatttttatataagctatttttctgtatatattattttatatatatttcataattatgtgTGTCTAttgacataatatataaaggtCATAAATGTCTTCGCATTTTACGtaattaaaagcaaatatttaattactattttattattatttattataaaagaacaatttagtataaaagaacaaaataataaattattgtattaaattgaaataatattacaattatatataataattatatgatttaaaaagtactttataattttatttcatataatttaacaaataagtttgtcaataatttttcttattagcaatttaataaataacatataaaatatggaattaataataaataaattaaaatatgatatattttaaatctctttattaagactcaatatatttatattttatatgtagctAATTAACTACATTGAGTACGGGCCATCATAGATATCTTCTGTGCTTTCTGTACTATATCTGGGCAATGTTTACGACGTACAAGTTTACAATCTTGAAAGAAACCTTCATTTCTAGGGAAACCATGTGATCCATCAGCATATGTAACTAATCCTAAAAAcaatactttattaatttaatataaaaagtttaatatttaagatctTGCATACCTAATCCCCACACACGGCCACCACGAAATTCTCCTTCAAATTTCATACCATCTGATCTCCAAAATACACCATGACCATGAAACCAACCTTGCATAAATTCACCttcatatctaataaaaaatattattagattgataatcataaaaaataaaatagaaaatttttttatatataaaataactttatatataatacttacttTGCTCCATCTGGAAATACTATAACTCCTAAACCAGAACACAGTCCATTTTGAAAACCTCCATCATAACGTGTTCCATCAGGAAGCAATAAAGAACCAGCACCATGCTTCAATCCTTTTGCATTCCAATCtccaatatattttgtacCATCTTCGTATTTGTATGCACCATTTTTTACTATACCTatgaatagattttaatactatacatattttcatatatttttaaaattaaaaaaaaaaagaaaaagaaaaagaaaatcagtAAATTAAGTCTTACCATCACCCATGCTTCTAGTGTACTAAATGTATTAAGAATAACTTTCAGGTTTCAATCCCATTATAGAAATCAattctttattcaattatatacattatgtacaatatatagaacaaacataatataatgaatcaaTTTCTTTACTCTTATAGGAAAaactataatgaaaaaaatcatttgtttggaatattgt
Proteins encoded in this window:
- the LOC107996342 gene encoding pantothenate kinase 3 isoform X1; its protein translation is MTRRSTMSPQNYKNHITTKAMASNGYTDTETLSKESKNHSSPCESFKSMPWFGMDIGGTLSKLVYFEPKDTTRDEADAELETLKNIRRYLTKNSAYGKTGHRDTHLQMDNVCIRGRRGTLHFIRFPTSEMGNFLALARSKGMANLVTTVCATGGGAYKFENNFKQEVNMNLAKFDELDSLIRGMLYIETTNPHECYYWSHPTDDNKCQKVPYDFSEPYPFLLVNIGSGVSILAVYGPENYKRISGTSLGGGTFLGLCCLLTGCNTFEEAIELATGGDNTRVDKLVKDIYGGDYGPFGLPGDLVASSFGQMNSKERRNAVSKQDLARATLVTITNNIGSIARMCAVNEKIERVVFVGNFLRVNPISMKLLAYAMDYWSKGTMKALFLEHEGYFGAVGCLLQFKGETKV
- the LOC107996342 gene encoding pantothenate kinase 3 isoform X2, producing MTRRSTMSPQNYKNHITTKAMASNGYTDTETLSKESKNHSSPSMPWFGMDIGGTLSKLVYFEPKDTTRDEADAELETLKNIRRYLTKNSAYGKTGHRDTHLQMDNVCIRGRRGTLHFIRFPTSEMGNFLALARSKGMANLVTTVCATGGGAYKFENNFKQEVNMNLAKFDELDSLIRGMLYIETTNPHECYYWSHPTDDNKCQKVPYDFSEPYPFLLVNIGSGVSILAVYGPENYKRISGTSLGGGTFLGLCCLLTGCNTFEEAIELATGGDNTRVDKLVKDIYGGDYGPFGLPGDLVASSFGQMNSKERRNAVSKQDLARATLVTITNNIGSIARMCAVNEKIERVVFVGNFLRVNPISMKLLAYAMDYWSKGTMKALFLEHEGYFGAVGCLLQFKGETKV
- the LOC107996342 gene encoding pantothenate kinase 2, mitochondrial isoform X3; the protein is MPWFGMDIGGTLSKLVYFEPKDTTRDEADAELETLKNIRRYLTKNSAYGKTGHRDTHLQMDNVCIRGRRGTLHFIRFPTSEMGNFLALARSKGMANLVTTVCATGGGAYKFENNFKQEVNMNLAKFDELDSLIRGMLYIETTNPHECYYWSHPTDDNKCQKVPYDFSEPYPFLLVNIGSGVSILAVYGPENYKRISGTSLGGGTFLGLCCLLTGCNTFEEAIELATGGDNTRVDKLVKDIYGGDYGPFGLPGDLVASSFGQMNSKERRNAVSKQDLARATLVTITNNIGSIARMCAVNEKIERVVFVGNFLRVNPISMKLLAYAMDYWSKGTMKALFLEHEGYFGAVGCLLQFKGETKV
- the LOC107996270 gene encoding MORN repeat-containing protein 4 homolog, whose amino-acid sequence is MGDGIVKNGAYKYEDGTKYIGDWNAKGLKHGAGSLLLPDGTRYDGGFQNGLCSGLGVIVFPDGAKYEGEFMQGWFHGHGVFWRSDGMKFEGEFRGGRVWGLGLVTYADGSHGFPRNEGFFQDCKLVRRKHCPDIVQKAQKISMMARTQCS